One Yimella lutea DNA window includes the following coding sequences:
- a CDS encoding DUF3037 domain-containing protein, which produces MIGYQYAVLRFVPAVEREEFVNIGVVVYAQMADHLSVEWLLRSDLVRALAPEVDLSEIETALASLRACAAGESAPGKPSIRSLGARFGWLVAPRSTAIQPGPVHGGLTDDPAAEARRLLDRLVG; this is translated from the coding sequence ATGATCGGTTACCAGTACGCCGTCCTGCGGTTCGTGCCGGCAGTGGAGCGTGAAGAGTTCGTCAACATCGGTGTTGTCGTCTACGCACAGATGGCCGACCACCTGAGCGTCGAGTGGCTTCTTCGTTCCGACCTGGTGCGAGCACTCGCACCCGAAGTCGATCTGAGCGAGATCGAGACTGCGCTGGCGTCGTTGCGTGCTTGTGCCGCAGGCGAATCCGCGCCCGGAAAGCCTTCGATCCGCTCGCTCGGAGCACGCTTCGGTTGGCTGGTCGCGCCGCGGAGCACAGCGATCCAGCCGGGGCCGGTGCACGGCGGGCTCACCGACGACCCGGCGGCAGAGGCACGAAGGCTGCTCGACCGACTCGTCGGGTGA